One genomic window of Aethina tumida isolate Nest 87 chromosome 3, icAetTumi1.1, whole genome shotgun sequence includes the following:
- the LOC109594379 gene encoding protein disulfide-isomerase A5, protein MKYLILFLFLIFITFQTPSCKAKVNKNVVVENVVDVKDFKKLIRTKTNVLVCFYNSYKQSQNVIKVFKEVAENIKGVGTMVLVDCSGEAKKMCKKLKVPSDPFTLKHYKEGEFYKDYDRRYTVSSMTNFMRDPTGDIPWEEDSTANNVVHVPDTNTLTKLIRRESKPLMIMFYAPWCGYCKTLKPEYAQAADDLKDHSILAAIDVNRPENSGVRMQYNITGFPTLLYFENGVQKYVYEGENKRNALVEYMKNPTPPTPKPREPAWSETESDVVHLTATTFDQKLKEEESVLVMFYAPWCGHCKKMKPEYEAAAAKMKKENISGILAAVDATKESAVASRFSVRGYPTILYFAQGEKKFDLNLREAMKIVDFMRDPKEPPPPPPPEKPWSDEDSDVVHLGEGDFKQFLKKKKHVLVIFYAPWCGHCKRAKPEFTKAAAAFRDDPKVEFAAVDCTTQAAVCSANDVKGYPTIKYFNYYKNSRLYTGGRLEMDFVSFMREPDSVATSSPPTPTGGGDWFRGSPIVHLTDSNFTPEIRKQKALLVMFYAPWCGHCKRLKPDYLSAAADLEKEGYVNCMGALDCTTNPQTADAYKIDGFPTIKLFKNGRYVKDYKGKRDIPNLKAFVKSNIHKDEL, encoded by the exons ATGAAATACTTAATActtttcctatttttaata tttattacaTTCCAAACGCCCAGTTGCAAGGCGAAAGTTAACAAGAATGTTGTGGTTGAAAACGTTGTAGATGTTAAggactttaaaaaattaattcgcaCAAAAACTAATGTGCTCGTTTGCTTCTACAATTCCTACAAACAGTCGCAAAATGTCATCAAAGTTTTCAAGGAAGTTGCTGAGAACATTAAGGGAGTTGGAACGATGGTTCTTGTTGACTGCTCAGG GGAAGCCAAGAAAATGTGTAAGAAACTTAAAGTACCAAGTGATCCATTCACATTAAAACATTACAAGGAAGGAGAGTTCTACAAGGACTATGATCGAAGGTACACAGTCAGTTCTATGACTAATTTCATGAGAGATCCTACTGGTGACATACCATGGGAAGAGGACTCCACTGCAAATAATGTTGTACATGTTCCAGACACTAAt ACATTAACTAAACTGATAAGGAGGGAATCAAAACCATTAATGATAATGTTTTATGCTCCATGGTGTGGATATTGTAAGACGTTGAAACCAGAATACGCACAAGCCGCCGACGATTTAAAAGATCACTCAATTTTGGCCGCTATAGATGTGAACCGACCCGAAAATTCGGGCGTCAGAATGCAGTACAACATCACCGGATTCCCCacattgttatattttga AAATGGAGTACAAAAATACGTGTACGAAGGAGAGAACAAACGCAACGCTCTTGTTGAGTACATGAAAAATCCAACACCTCCAACGCCGAAACCCCGTGAACCCGCGTGGTCCGAAACCGAAAGTGACGTTGTGCATCTGACCGCCACCACCTTCGACCAAAAACTGAAAGAGGAAGAATCGGTCCTTGTTATGTTCTACGCACCATGGTGCGGCCACTGCAAGAAAATGAAGCCCGAATACGAGGCGGCAGCCGccaaaatgaaaaaagaaaac ATTTCTGGAATACTGGCAGCAGTGGATGCGACCAAAGAAAGTGCGGTCGCCTCCAGGTTCTCCGTACGTGGTTACCCCACCATCCTGTATTTCGCCCAGGGCGAGAAGAAGTTCGACTTGAACTTACGGGAGGCGATGAAGATCGTCGACTTCATGCGTGATCCCAAAGAGCCGCCACCGCCTCCGCCGCCGGAAAAGCCCTGGTCGGACGAGGACAGCGACGTCGTGCACCTCGGTGAAGGCGACTTCAAGCAGTTTCTCAAAAAGAAGAAGCATGTTTTGGTCATATTCTACGCCCCGT GGTGTGGGCATTGCAAGAGGGCCAAACCGGAATTTACGAAAGCGGCCGCCGCATTCAGGGACGACCCTAAGGTGGAATTCGCCGCTGTTGACTGCACCACTCAAGCGGCCGTTTGTAGCGCCAACGACGTCAAGGGTTACcccacaattaaatatttcaattactaCAAAAACTCGAGATTGTATACGGGTGGTAGATTG gaaaTGGATTTCGTGAGTTTCATGAGGGAACCGGACAGCGTAGCCACATCTTCACCTCCGACGCCAACAGGAGGTGGCGATTGGTTTAGGGGTTCACCAATTGTACACTTAACTGACAGTAACTTCACGCCCGAAATTAGGAAACAAAAAGCGTTGTTAGTCATGTTCTACGCTCCTT GGTGCGGACATTGCAAAAGACTTAAACCGGATTACTTGTCGGCCGCCGCCGACTTGGAGAAAGAGGGCTACGTCAATTGCATGGGTGCCCTCGATTGTACAACGAATCCACAAACAGCAGATGCGTACAAAATCGACGGTTTTCCAAcgataaaattgttcaaaaacgGCAGATACGTTAAAGATTACAAAGGCAAACGTGATATACCAAACCTCAAAGCTTTTGTCAAAAGCAACATACATAAAGatgaactttaa